The following proteins are encoded in a genomic region of Catellatospora sp. TT07R-123:
- a CDS encoding cyclase family protein: MTVQRPMPTQDDVLGYFDTLSNWGRWGDDDQLGTLNHVTDAVRLAAARAVRHGRSVSCAWEITVPQDMERSTTTCPCAADMPGAENMPVAAFHDDRRWGFSSERLDLSFHGNTITHLDSPCHIFWDGTMYNGRPHSLVDAASGSAWAAVTAAADGIVTRGVLLDVAAVRDVPWLAPGHGVFPDDLEAAERRQGVRVQPGDAVLLRTGYGRARHEAGPTGGFTQAGWHASCLPWLHERQVALIGADTPQDVQPSGYPDVLMPVHAVSLVAMGLWMLDNCDLEACAATATELGQWDFQLAVAPVRFAGTSGSPVNPIATF, translated from the coding sequence ATGACGGTCCAGCGACCGATGCCGACGCAGGACGACGTGCTCGGATACTTCGATACGCTCTCCAACTGGGGACGGTGGGGCGACGACGACCAGCTCGGGACGCTGAACCACGTCACCGACGCCGTCCGGCTGGCGGCGGCGCGGGCCGTGCGCCACGGCCGGAGCGTCTCCTGCGCATGGGAGATCACCGTGCCGCAGGACATGGAACGGTCGACGACGACCTGCCCCTGCGCCGCCGACATGCCCGGAGCCGAGAACATGCCGGTGGCCGCGTTCCACGACGACCGGCGCTGGGGCTTCTCGTCCGAACGGCTCGACCTCTCGTTCCACGGCAACACCATCACCCACCTCGATTCGCCGTGCCACATCTTCTGGGACGGCACGATGTACAACGGCCGGCCGCACTCGCTGGTCGACGCCGCGTCGGGGTCGGCGTGGGCGGCCGTCACGGCGGCGGCCGACGGCATCGTCACGCGCGGTGTCCTGCTGGACGTCGCGGCGGTCCGCGACGTGCCGTGGCTGGCGCCGGGGCACGGGGTGTTCCCCGACGACCTTGAGGCGGCCGAGCGCCGCCAGGGTGTACGGGTGCAGCCGGGCGATGCGGTGCTGCTGCGGACCGGCTACGGCCGCGCCCGGCACGAAGCCGGCCCCACCGGCGGTTTCACGCAGGCCGGCTGGCACGCGTCATGCCTGCCGTGGCTGCACGAGCGGCAGGTCGCGCTGATCGGCGCGGACACCCCGCAGGACGTCCAGCCGTCGGGCTACCCGGACGTGCTGATGCCCGTGCACGCCGTGAGCCTGGTCGCGATGGGGCTGTGGATGCTCGACAACTGCGACCTCGAGGCGTGCGCCGCCACCGCCACCGAGCTCGGCCAGTGGGACTTCCAGCTCGCCGTCGCACCGGTCCGCTTCGCCGGCACGTCCGGCAGCCCGGTCAACCCGATCGCGACCTTCTGA
- a CDS encoding CHAP domain-containing protein → MSGRIGRALRTVGVTIAIAVAGVGVAAAPAQAASRDGVCDSGEFCYYYNSDFAGSISDHGSSLADYGATQPTCYEFQSAGNGQGQCIKNNAASAWNRTGSTIRVYFNSDFGGTSQDIASGAKVNLNASLKNNNASHQPAPTGGGGYPAKDDYPYRGQTTGVDPWNFYKGQCTSFAAWAVRSRLDVAFHNYYAGVHWGNANNWANAARSAGIPVYGSPKAGDVAVRLGGTFGHVAFVTRVNSNGTFEVDEYNYNGGSAYSHRTVSVGTANSQFSQFVRFK, encoded by the coding sequence ATGTCAGGGAGAATCGGACGCGCGCTGCGCACCGTCGGCGTGACCATCGCCATCGCGGTGGCCGGTGTCGGCGTCGCCGCAGCACCGGCTCAGGCGGCGTCGCGTGACGGTGTCTGCGACAGTGGCGAGTTCTGCTACTACTACAACAGCGACTTCGCCGGGTCGATCTCCGACCACGGATCGTCGCTGGCCGACTACGGGGCCACCCAGCCGACGTGCTACGAGTTCCAGAGCGCCGGCAACGGCCAGGGCCAGTGCATCAAGAACAACGCGGCGTCGGCGTGGAACCGCACCGGCAGCACGATCCGGGTGTACTTCAACAGCGACTTCGGTGGCACGTCCCAGGACATCGCGTCCGGGGCGAAGGTCAACCTGAACGCGTCGCTGAAGAACAACAACGCCTCGCATCAGCCCGCGCCCACCGGTGGCGGCGGCTACCCCGCCAAGGACGACTACCCCTACCGCGGGCAGACGACCGGCGTCGACCCGTGGAACTTCTACAAGGGCCAGTGCACCAGCTTCGCCGCGTGGGCGGTGCGAAGCCGCCTGGATGTCGCCTTCCACAACTACTACGCGGGCGTCCACTGGGGCAACGCCAACAACTGGGCCAACGCCGCCCGCAGCGCCGGCATCCCGGTGTACGGCAGCCCGAAGGCCGGTGACGTCGCGGTCCGCCTCGGCGGCACATTCGGTCACGTCGCGTTCGTGACCAGGGTGAACTCCAACGGCACGTTCGAGGTCGACGAGTACAACTACAACGGCGGGTCTGCCTACAGCCACCGCACCGTGTCGGTGGGCACGGCCAACAGCCAGTTCTCCCAGTTCGTCCGCTTCAAGTGA
- a CDS encoding YncE family protein, with protein MALAAVFLIVVGVIGVLRRPRTPMRPELILACLTGVAAIELGADPVVSRVTGIAVILASLTVAAAVLWGEYVVRRLPSDADPGRVQLVRVGRNPQAVQLDPAGTTAYVPCAWGRGTLAMVDVARGSARLAPVGRGAVTALPLPQSGLALVSIFRPWRGGRLVIVDTAAGKVTGMVSGPRAPRGLAASPDGHLVYVTSMWDHSLWILDARTLQPTATIGGVGRVPVAVASSPDGGKLFVAAAAGEAVTVVDAVRREVVGSIPLEAIPRSLAVNAAGDTLFVTCRDGGLHIIDTELGRKRQVITVGAGLGDVAAHPSDPERFYLTDTHHGKVFQFAAAKRPDRMFELRRTVPVPPDGPLGIAVGPDGLVHVACNQGTLETLDFTR; from the coding sequence ATGGCATTGGCGGCGGTGTTCCTGATCGTCGTCGGTGTCATCGGGGTGCTGCGCCGCCCACGCACACCGATGCGGCCGGAGCTGATACTGGCCTGTCTGACGGGCGTGGCTGCCATCGAACTCGGCGCCGACCCTGTCGTGTCCCGGGTCACCGGCATCGCGGTGATCCTGGCAAGCCTCACGGTCGCCGCCGCTGTCCTATGGGGCGAGTACGTCGTCCGGCGCTTGCCCTCCGACGCCGATCCTGGTCGTGTCCAGCTGGTCCGCGTCGGCCGGAACCCGCAAGCGGTGCAGCTGGATCCGGCAGGCACCACCGCCTATGTCCCGTGCGCCTGGGGGCGCGGAACGCTGGCAATGGTGGACGTGGCACGTGGCTCGGCGCGGTTGGCGCCGGTCGGCCGGGGCGCCGTGACGGCCCTGCCGCTGCCCCAGAGCGGACTCGCCCTGGTCAGCATCTTCCGGCCGTGGCGCGGCGGCCGCCTCGTGATCGTCGACACCGCGGCGGGAAAGGTGACCGGCATGGTGTCCGGCCCGAGGGCACCTCGCGGCTTGGCTGCCAGCCCCGACGGCCACCTGGTCTACGTGACCTCGATGTGGGACCACAGCCTATGGATCCTGGATGCGCGGACGCTCCAGCCGACCGCCACGATCGGCGGGGTCGGCCGGGTGCCGGTGGCGGTCGCGAGCAGCCCTGACGGCGGAAAACTGTTCGTCGCCGCCGCCGCGGGCGAGGCCGTCACCGTGGTGGATGCGGTGCGGCGCGAAGTGGTGGGGTCCATTCCGCTGGAGGCGATACCGCGCTCCCTGGCTGTCAACGCCGCCGGAGACACGCTCTTCGTCACCTGTCGTGACGGCGGACTGCACATCATCGACACCGAGCTCGGGCGGAAAAGACAAGTGATCACCGTAGGAGCCGGCCTCGGTGATGTCGCGGCACATCCCTCCGACCCCGAGCGCTTCTACCTGACCGACACCCACCACGGAAAAGTGTTCCAGTTCGCCGCTGCGAAACGGCCAGATCGCATGTTCGAGCTCCGGCGGACAGTGCCCGTTCCACCCGACGGCCCGCTCGGAATCGCCGTCGGCCCCGACGGGCTGGTCCATGTGGCCTGCAACCAGGGCACCCTGGAGACACTGGACTTCACACGGTGA
- a CDS encoding response regulator transcription factor encodes MEILFLVTARAGEPSAVLPALDLLPHMVRTAPRDVRTLVSTPSPDAVLVDARTELSEARATCRMLHATGIGVPLVAVVTEAGLVAINADWGVDDVILAGAGPAEVEARLRLAVGRLNSATAAAGGLIRGGELTIDPDTYAAKLKGRPLDLTYKEFELLKFLAQHPGRVFTRDQLLREVWGYDYFGGTRTVDVHVRRLRAKLGSEYEAMIGTVRQVGYKFVLPSSRPQRSDDMESSFADALLVDLDLV; translated from the coding sequence GTGGAAATTCTGTTCCTGGTCACCGCACGTGCTGGTGAGCCCTCTGCTGTGCTCCCGGCGCTCGATCTGCTCCCGCACATGGTGCGCACCGCGCCTCGCGACGTGCGGACCCTCGTGTCGACGCCCAGCCCCGACGCGGTGCTGGTCGACGCGCGTACCGAACTGTCCGAGGCGCGGGCCACCTGCCGGATGCTGCACGCGACCGGGATCGGCGTGCCGCTGGTCGCGGTCGTGACCGAGGCCGGTCTCGTGGCGATCAACGCCGACTGGGGCGTCGACGACGTGATCCTCGCCGGGGCCGGTCCGGCCGAGGTCGAGGCGCGGCTGCGGCTGGCGGTGGGCCGCCTCAACTCGGCGACCGCGGCGGCCGGCGGCCTCATCCGCGGCGGTGAGCTGACCATCGACCCCGACACGTACGCGGCCAAGCTCAAGGGACGCCCGCTCGACCTCACGTACAAGGAGTTCGAGCTGCTGAAGTTCCTGGCGCAGCACCCGGGCCGGGTCTTCACCCGCGACCAGCTGCTGCGCGAGGTGTGGGGCTACGACTACTTCGGGGGCACCCGTACCGTCGACGTGCACGTGCGGCGCCTGCGCGCCAAGCTCGGCTCCGAGTACGAGGCCATGATCGGCACCGTACGCCAGGTCGGCTACAAGTTCGTGCTCCCGTCCTCGCGCCCGCAGCGCTCCGACGACATGGAGTCCAGCTTCGCCGACGCGCTCCTGGTCGACCTCGACCTGGTATGA
- a CDS encoding DMT family transporter — translation MNRDSLTGAALCSFGMMILGGSVSLSRLVLDYPILTGQALRYALAAALLAALLRLFPRLGGTAPVLRPTRRELALLTAVALLGLALFNTLLLTALDHADAAVVGTVVGAAPLGLALAGPLIRGARPAARLVIAAGVVVLGTALVHGAGSADGVGLAAALGTLVCEVSFSLLAAAVLPRLGAVRVSMYSCALAVPMLVAAGLATGEWARLRMPTATEAMILLYLAVMMTVVAFLAWFTGLRLLGVEHAGMFTGLVPVATLAVAAVQDQEMPGLAQTTGVLVVAAGLLWGAAGALRGFRATAARSAILRRSAGNAAGSSRQPRQPADDLTPTRVRNRTG, via the coding sequence GTGAACCGTGACAGCCTGACCGGAGCGGCCCTGTGCAGCTTCGGCATGATGATCCTCGGCGGCTCGGTGAGCCTGAGCCGCCTCGTCCTCGACTATCCGATCCTCACCGGCCAGGCGCTGCGTTACGCCCTGGCCGCCGCGCTGCTGGCGGCACTTCTGCGGCTGTTTCCGCGACTGGGCGGCACGGCCCCCGTGCTCCGGCCCACCCGGCGCGAGCTGGCCCTGCTGACCGCCGTCGCGTTGCTGGGGCTCGCCCTGTTCAACACGCTGCTGCTGACCGCGCTGGACCACGCCGACGCGGCCGTGGTCGGGACCGTCGTCGGGGCGGCGCCGCTCGGCCTGGCGCTGGCAGGGCCACTGATACGAGGCGCCCGCCCGGCGGCCCGGCTGGTCATCGCCGCAGGGGTCGTGGTGCTGGGCACCGCGCTGGTGCACGGCGCCGGCTCCGCGGACGGCGTCGGTCTCGCGGCGGCGCTCGGCACGCTGGTGTGCGAGGTGTCGTTCTCGCTGCTTGCCGCAGCGGTGCTGCCACGGCTCGGAGCGGTGCGGGTGTCGATGTACAGCTGCGCGCTCGCGGTGCCGATGCTGGTGGCGGCCGGGCTGGCCACGGGGGAGTGGGCGCGGCTGCGGATGCCCACCGCGACCGAGGCGATGATCCTGCTCTACCTGGCCGTGATGATGACGGTGGTCGCGTTCCTGGCCTGGTTCACCGGGCTGCGGCTGCTCGGTGTCGAGCACGCGGGCATGTTCACCGGCCTGGTCCCGGTGGCCACCCTGGCCGTCGCGGCGGTGCAGGACCAGGAGATGCCCGGCCTGGCCCAGACCACCGGCGTCCTGGTCGTCGCCGCGGGTCTGCTGTGGGGAGCCGCAGGTGCCCTACGAGGATTCAGGGCCACAGCTGCTCGGTCTGCCATCCTCCGGCGGTCCGCCGGTAACGCAGCCGGGTCGTCGCGGCAGCCGCGACAACCCGCAGACGATCTGACGCCGACCCGCGTGCGAAACCGGACCGGGTAA
- a CDS encoding PLP-dependent aminotransferase family protein — MREVLLDLDPNLPRIGEQLVGALREAIAQQRIAPGTRLPSSRDLAADLGLSRGLVVAAYEQLTAEGRLVSRRGSGTAVAPAPPPAPAVAGEPAPVPPGRVAPLRPGVPDLGMFPRAAWRRAYERALATAPDADLDYTDPAGVPRLRSELASYLGRVRAAQTGADGVVVTTGAAQALSLLGRVLAARGLTEVGVEDPGSAGIRGHLLAHGLSLRPVPVDGQGAVVSALGSVRAVFVTPAHQFPTGVVLAPGRRAELIAWARRTGGLIIEDDYDAEFRYDRDPVGCLQGVAPDVVALVGSASKALAPGLRRGWLVPPAGWLDAVRQAKSDADMGGSALEQLAFAELLASGGYDRHLRRARRAQRTRRDALVAALRTYLPQARISGIAAGLHLVVELPSGVDDRALATRARAAGLGPLALSELRYHPEGTPGLVLGYAAHTPDELTAAVAVLATQLSGR, encoded by the coding sequence GTGCGTGAAGTGCTGCTCGATCTCGACCCGAACCTGCCCAGGATCGGCGAGCAGCTGGTGGGGGCGCTGCGAGAGGCGATCGCGCAGCAGCGCATCGCGCCGGGCACCCGGTTGCCGTCCAGCCGGGACCTCGCCGCCGACCTCGGCCTGTCGCGTGGTCTGGTGGTGGCGGCGTACGAGCAGCTCACGGCCGAGGGCAGGCTGGTGAGCCGCCGCGGTTCCGGCACCGCCGTCGCGCCCGCTCCCCCACCTGCTCCCGCCGTCGCGGGCGAGCCGGCGCCGGTGCCGCCGGGCCGAGTGGCGCCGCTGCGGCCGGGGGTGCCCGACCTGGGCATGTTCCCGCGCGCGGCATGGCGGCGGGCGTACGAGCGCGCGCTGGCCACCGCCCCCGACGCCGACCTCGACTACACCGACCCCGCAGGGGTGCCCCGGCTGCGCAGCGAGCTGGCCTCCTATCTGGGCCGGGTCCGCGCCGCGCAGACGGGCGCGGACGGGGTCGTGGTCACCACCGGCGCCGCGCAGGCGCTCAGCCTGCTCGGCCGGGTGCTCGCCGCGCGCGGCCTGACCGAGGTCGGCGTGGAGGATCCGGGCAGCGCGGGCATTCGCGGCCACCTGCTCGCGCACGGTCTGTCACTGCGGCCGGTGCCGGTCGACGGGCAGGGCGCCGTGGTGTCGGCCCTCGGGAGCGTGCGGGCCGTGTTCGTCACGCCCGCGCACCAGTTCCCGACGGGCGTCGTGCTCGCGCCGGGACGGCGGGCCGAGCTGATCGCCTGGGCTCGGCGCACCGGTGGGCTGATCATCGAGGACGACTACGACGCGGAGTTCCGCTATGACCGCGATCCGGTCGGCTGCCTGCAGGGCGTCGCACCGGACGTGGTGGCGCTGGTCGGCTCGGCCAGCAAGGCGCTCGCACCGGGGCTGCGCCGCGGCTGGCTCGTGCCGCCGGCGGGCTGGCTGGACGCCGTACGCCAGGCGAAGTCCGACGCGGACATGGGCGGCTCGGCGCTGGAGCAGCTGGCCTTCGCCGAGCTGCTCGCCTCGGGCGGCTACGACCGGCACCTGCGCCGGGCCCGGCGCGCCCAGCGCACCCGCCGTGACGCCCTGGTCGCGGCGCTGAGGACGTACCTGCCGCAGGCCCGGATCTCGGGGATCGCCGCCGGGCTGCACCTGGTCGTCGAGCTGCCGTCCGGGGTGGACGACCGGGCGCTGGCCACGCGGGCGCGGGCCGCCGGGCTCGGCCCACTGGCCCTGTCCGAGCTGCGCTACCACCCCGAGGGCACGCCGGGGCTGGTGCTGGGCTACGCCGCGCACACCCCGGACGAGCTCACCGCCGCGGTAGCCGTCCTGGCCACCCAGCTTTCGGGGAGGTGA